The proteins below are encoded in one region of Homo sapiens chromosome 8, GRCh38.p14 Primary Assembly:
- the FGF17 gene encoding fibroblast growth factor 17 isoform X2, with amino-acid sequence MELSVHRSPGPRIPPLILKTQEGFCIPTMKQLLILCCQTQGENHPSPNFNQYVRDQGAMTDQLSRRQIREYQLYSRTSGKHVQVTGRRISATAEDGNKFAKLIVETDTFGSRVRIKGAESEKYICMNKRGKLIGKPSGKSKDCVFTEIVLENNYTAFQNARHEGWFMAFTRQGRPRQASRSRQNQREAHFIKRLYQGQLPFPNHAEKQKQFEFVGSAPTRRTKRTRRPQPLT; translated from the exons ATGGAGCTCTCTGTTCACCGGTCTCCAGGACCTCGGATTCCACCTTTAATCCTGAAAACCCAGGAAGGCTTCTGTATCCCTACAATGAAGCAG CTGCTGATTCTCTGCTGTCAAACTCAG GGGGAGAATCACCCGTCTCCTAATTTTAACCAGTACGTGAGGGACCAGGGCGCCATGACCGACCAGCTGAGCAGGCGGCAGATCCGCGAGTACCAACTCTACAGCAGGACCAGTGGCAAGCACGTGCAGGTCACCGGGCGTCGCATCTCCGCCACCGCCGAGGACGGCAACAAGTTTG ccAAGCTCATAGTGGAGACGGACACGTTTGGCAGCCGGGTTCGCATCAAAGGGGCTGAGAGTGAGAAGTACATCTGTATGAACAAGAGGGGCAAGCTCATCGGGAAG CCCAGCGGGAAGAGCAAAGACTGCGTGTTCACGGAGATCGTGCTGGAGAACAACTATACGGCCTTCCAGAACGCCCGGCACGAGGGCTGGTTCATGGCCTTCACGCGGCAGGGGCGGCCCCGCCAGGCTTCCCGCAGCCGCCAGAACCAGCGCGAGGCCCACTTCATCAAGCGCCTCTACCAAGGCCAGCTGCCCTTCCCCAACCACGCCGAGAAGCAGAAGCAGTTCGAGTTTGTGGGCTCCGCCCCCACCCGCCGGACCAAGCGCACACGGCGGCCCCAGCCCCTCACGTAG
- the FGF17 gene encoding fibroblast growth factor 17 isoform X3: MELSVHRSPGPRIPPLILKTQEGFCIPTMKQLLILCCQTQYVRDQGAMTDQLSRRQIREYQLYSRTSGKHVQVTGRRISATAEDGNKFAKLIVETDTFGSRVRIKGAESEKYICMNKRGKLIGKPSGKSKDCVFTEIVLENNYTAFQNARHEGWFMAFTRQGRPRQASRSRQNQREAHFIKRLYQGQLPFPNHAEKQKQFEFVGSAPTRRTKRTRRPQPLT, encoded by the exons ATGGAGCTCTCTGTTCACCGGTCTCCAGGACCTCGGATTCCACCTTTAATCCTGAAAACCCAGGAAGGCTTCTGTATCCCTACAATGAAGCAG CTGCTGATTCTCTGCTGTCAAACTCAG TACGTGAGGGACCAGGGCGCCATGACCGACCAGCTGAGCAGGCGGCAGATCCGCGAGTACCAACTCTACAGCAGGACCAGTGGCAAGCACGTGCAGGTCACCGGGCGTCGCATCTCCGCCACCGCCGAGGACGGCAACAAGTTTG ccAAGCTCATAGTGGAGACGGACACGTTTGGCAGCCGGGTTCGCATCAAAGGGGCTGAGAGTGAGAAGTACATCTGTATGAACAAGAGGGGCAAGCTCATCGGGAAG CCCAGCGGGAAGAGCAAAGACTGCGTGTTCACGGAGATCGTGCTGGAGAACAACTATACGGCCTTCCAGAACGCCCGGCACGAGGGCTGGTTCATGGCCTTCACGCGGCAGGGGCGGCCCCGCCAGGCTTCCCGCAGCCGCCAGAACCAGCGCGAGGCCCACTTCATCAAGCGCCTCTACCAAGGCCAGCTGCCCTTCCCCAACCACGCCGAGAAGCAGAAGCAGTTCGAGTTTGTGGGCTCCGCCCCCACCCGCCGGACCAAGCGCACACGGCGGCCCCAGCCCCTCACGTAG
- the FGF17 gene encoding fibroblast growth factor 17 isoform 2 precursor (isoform 2 precursor is encoded by transcript variant 2) — MGAARLLPNLTLCLQLLILCCQTQYVRDQGAMTDQLSRRQIREYQLYSRTSGKHVQVTGRRISATAEDGNKFAKLIVETDTFGSRVRIKGAESEKYICMNKRGKLIGKPSGKSKDCVFTEIVLENNYTAFQNARHEGWFMAFTRQGRPRQASRSRQNQREAHFIKRLYQGQLPFPNHAEKQKQFEFVGSAPTRRTKRTRRPQPLT; from the exons ATGGGAGCCGCCCGCCTGCTGCCCAACCTCACTCT GTGCTTACAGCTGCTGATTCTCTGCTGTCAAACTCAG TACGTGAGGGACCAGGGCGCCATGACCGACCAGCTGAGCAGGCGGCAGATCCGCGAGTACCAACTCTACAGCAGGACCAGTGGCAAGCACGTGCAGGTCACCGGGCGTCGCATCTCCGCCACCGCCGAGGACGGCAACAAGTTTG ccAAGCTCATAGTGGAGACGGACACGTTTGGCAGCCGGGTTCGCATCAAAGGGGCTGAGAGTGAGAAGTACATCTGTATGAACAAGAGGGGCAAGCTCATCGGGAAG CCCAGCGGGAAGAGCAAAGACTGCGTGTTCACGGAGATCGTGCTGGAGAACAACTATACGGCCTTCCAGAACGCCCGGCACGAGGGCTGGTTCATGGCCTTCACGCGGCAGGGGCGGCCCCGCCAGGCTTCCCGCAGCCGCCAGAACCAGCGCGAGGCCCACTTCATCAAGCGCCTCTACCAAGGCCAGCTGCCCTTCCCCAACCACGCCGAGAAGCAGAAGCAGTTCGAGTTTGTGGGCTCCGCCCCCACCCGCCGGACCAAGCGCACACGGCGGCCCCAGCCCCTCACGTAG
- the FGF17 gene encoding fibroblast growth factor 17 isoform 1 precursor (isoform 1 precursor is encoded by transcript variant 1) yields MGAARLLPNLTLCLQLLILCCQTQGENHPSPNFNQYVRDQGAMTDQLSRRQIREYQLYSRTSGKHVQVTGRRISATAEDGNKFAKLIVETDTFGSRVRIKGAESEKYICMNKRGKLIGKPSGKSKDCVFTEIVLENNYTAFQNARHEGWFMAFTRQGRPRQASRSRQNQREAHFIKRLYQGQLPFPNHAEKQKQFEFVGSAPTRRTKRTRRPQPLT; encoded by the exons ATGGGAGCCGCCCGCCTGCTGCCCAACCTCACTCT GTGCTTACAGCTGCTGATTCTCTGCTGTCAAACTCAG GGGGAGAATCACCCGTCTCCTAATTTTAACCAGTACGTGAGGGACCAGGGCGCCATGACCGACCAGCTGAGCAGGCGGCAGATCCGCGAGTACCAACTCTACAGCAGGACCAGTGGCAAGCACGTGCAGGTCACCGGGCGTCGCATCTCCGCCACCGCCGAGGACGGCAACAAGTTTG ccAAGCTCATAGTGGAGACGGACACGTTTGGCAGCCGGGTTCGCATCAAAGGGGCTGAGAGTGAGAAGTACATCTGTATGAACAAGAGGGGCAAGCTCATCGGGAAG CCCAGCGGGAAGAGCAAAGACTGCGTGTTCACGGAGATCGTGCTGGAGAACAACTATACGGCCTTCCAGAACGCCCGGCACGAGGGCTGGTTCATGGCCTTCACGCGGCAGGGGCGGCCCCGCCAGGCTTCCCGCAGCCGCCAGAACCAGCGCGAGGCCCACTTCATCAAGCGCCTCTACCAAGGCCAGCTGCCCTTCCCCAACCACGCCGAGAAGCAGAAGCAGTTCGAGTTTGTGGGCTCCGCCCCCACCCGCCGGACCAAGCGCACACGGCGGCCCCAGCCCCTCACGTAG
- the FGF17 gene encoding fibroblast growth factor 17 isoform X1, protein MAICPLHSAGQVACPHYIHLLTPLPWMDQWWCHPKQIDTIFPLVTAKGENHPSPNFNQYVRDQGAMTDQLSRRQIREYQLYSRTSGKHVQVTGRRISATAEDGNKFAKLIVETDTFGSRVRIKGAESEKYICMNKRGKLIGKPSGKSKDCVFTEIVLENNYTAFQNARHEGWFMAFTRQGRPRQASRSRQNQREAHFIKRLYQGQLPFPNHAEKQKQFEFVGSAPTRRTKRTRRPQPLT, encoded by the exons ATGGCCATATGCCCACTTCACTCTGCAGGACAAGTGGCCTGTCCCCACTATATTCACCTCCTCACCCCTCTCCCTTGGATGGACCAGTGGTGGTGTCACCCAAAGCAAATTGACACTATTTTTCCCTTGGTAACCGCAAAGGGGGAGAATCACCCGTCTCCTAATTTTAACCAGTACGTGAGGGACCAGGGCGCCATGACCGACCAGCTGAGCAGGCGGCAGATCCGCGAGTACCAACTCTACAGCAGGACCAGTGGCAAGCACGTGCAGGTCACCGGGCGTCGCATCTCCGCCACCGCCGAGGACGGCAACAAGTTTG ccAAGCTCATAGTGGAGACGGACACGTTTGGCAGCCGGGTTCGCATCAAAGGGGCTGAGAGTGAGAAGTACATCTGTATGAACAAGAGGGGCAAGCTCATCGGGAAG CCCAGCGGGAAGAGCAAAGACTGCGTGTTCACGGAGATCGTGCTGGAGAACAACTATACGGCCTTCCAGAACGCCCGGCACGAGGGCTGGTTCATGGCCTTCACGCGGCAGGGGCGGCCCCGCCAGGCTTCCCGCAGCCGCCAGAACCAGCGCGAGGCCCACTTCATCAAGCGCCTCTACCAAGGCCAGCTGCCCTTCCCCAACCACGCCGAGAAGCAGAAGCAGTTCGAGTTTGTGGGCTCCGCCCCCACCCGCCGGACCAAGCGCACACGGCGGCCCCAGCCCCTCACGTAG